From a region of the Palaeococcus ferrophilus DSM 13482 genome:
- a CDS encoding arginine--tRNA ligase — MSYLQVKENVRIIIEGEIKRLAAEKGADWNGEVVFDDTPSMELGDFATPVAFQLAKVFRKAPRMIAEELVSALQDKLPPVIAKVEVAGPGYINFFLDYESFGKELVEVILREGERYGESDVGRGKKAIVEHTSVNPTKPLHMGHARNSILGDTMARVMRALGYNVEVQNYIDDLGVQFAQVFWGYLNLKPEFERIVAELKEKGLSKREVIDHALGLLYVEVHRRMEEDPEVEREIRALMKELEEGESERAELGRKLAEEVVRAQMETTYRLDIAYDLLSWESDIVRSGIFEEARTLMESSEHFEWAKEGPYKGAFIMRLSSLFPDMENPDKVLIRSDGTATYTGKDIAYHLWKFGKVSADMLYKPWDEVAWTTARDGKRSEHFGRADVVINVIGAEQRYPQRVVAYALKLLGFEDAYHNFHHLAYEHVVRPEGSFSGRKGTWVGFTVDEVLDEAVKRARALVEEKNPGLSEEEKDAIAEVVGVGAVRYNMIKYSPEKVITFRWEDVLNFEGESAPYIQYAHARCASILRKGGNPVEEELFERADFSGMEAKEKELVKLLSKFPEVVMEAGRDIKPHVLAVYANELAGTFNRFYMALPVLKAEEGIRERRLLLVMATKAVLRNVLGLMGIKAPEVM; from the coding sequence ATGAGCTACCTACAGGTTAAGGAAAACGTCAGGATTATCATCGAGGGAGAGATAAAGCGCCTCGCGGCCGAGAAGGGAGCGGATTGGAATGGAGAGGTAGTCTTTGACGACACGCCGAGCATGGAGCTTGGGGATTTTGCCACGCCCGTGGCCTTTCAGCTGGCGAAGGTCTTCAGGAAGGCCCCGCGCATGATAGCAGAGGAGCTAGTTTCGGCCCTCCAAGACAAGCTGCCGCCCGTTATAGCCAAGGTGGAGGTGGCAGGGCCGGGGTACATAAACTTCTTTCTGGACTACGAAAGCTTTGGAAAGGAGCTCGTTGAAGTCATTCTGAGGGAAGGGGAGCGCTACGGGGAGAGCGATGTCGGGAGGGGAAAAAAGGCCATAGTGGAGCACACTTCCGTCAACCCCACCAAACCCCTTCACATGGGGCACGCGAGAAACTCAATACTCGGCGACACCATGGCCCGCGTCATGAGGGCCCTTGGCTACAACGTGGAGGTTCAGAACTACATTGACGACCTTGGGGTACAGTTCGCACAGGTGTTCTGGGGCTATTTGAACCTCAAGCCCGAGTTCGAACGCATCGTGGCCGAGCTCAAGGAGAAAGGCCTCTCCAAGAGGGAGGTAATAGACCACGCCCTCGGTCTGCTTTACGTCGAGGTTCACAGGAGGATGGAGGAAGACCCGGAGGTCGAGAGGGAGATAAGGGCCCTCATGAAGGAGCTCGAGGAGGGGGAGAGCGAGAGGGCCGAACTCGGAAGAAAGCTCGCCGAGGAGGTTGTGAGGGCCCAGATGGAGACCACTTACCGCCTCGACATAGCCTACGACCTGCTGAGCTGGGAGAGCGATATAGTGAGGAGCGGCATATTCGAGGAGGCCCGGACGCTGATGGAGTCCAGCGAGCACTTCGAGTGGGCGAAGGAGGGCCCATACAAGGGCGCCTTCATAATGAGGCTCTCCAGTCTCTTCCCGGACATGGAGAACCCCGACAAGGTGCTCATAAGGAGCGACGGAACGGCGACCTACACTGGCAAGGACATAGCCTACCACCTCTGGAAGTTCGGCAAGGTGAGTGCCGACATGCTCTATAAACCATGGGACGAGGTGGCATGGACGACCGCGAGGGATGGGAAGAGGAGCGAGCACTTCGGAAGGGCGGACGTTGTCATAAACGTCATAGGCGCGGAGCAGAGGTATCCCCAGAGGGTAGTCGCCTACGCGCTCAAGCTCCTGGGGTTTGAGGATGCCTACCACAACTTCCACCACCTGGCTTACGAGCACGTTGTAAGGCCGGAGGGAAGCTTCAGCGGCAGGAAGGGAACCTGGGTCGGCTTCACGGTTGATGAGGTTCTCGATGAAGCCGTTAAGCGCGCAAGGGCTCTCGTTGAGGAGAAGAACCCAGGGCTGAGCGAGGAGGAGAAGGACGCGATAGCGGAGGTAGTGGGTGTCGGCGCCGTTAGGTACAACATGATTAAGTACTCCCCCGAGAAGGTCATAACCTTCCGCTGGGAAGATGTTCTTAACTTCGAGGGCGAGAGCGCCCCGTACATCCAGTACGCCCACGCACGCTGCGCCTCAATCCTCAGAAAGGGCGGAAACCCCGTGGAGGAGGAGCTCTTTGAGAGGGCGGACTTCTCGGGGATGGAAGCCAAGGAGAAGGAGCTCGTGAAGCTGCTCTCGAAGTTCCCCGAGGTGGTCATGGAGGCGGGGAGAGACATCAAGCCCCACGTGCTGGCAGTCTACGCAAACGAACTGGCGGGGACGTTCAACCGTTTCTACATGGCCCTTCCCGTGCTCAAGGCTGAGGAGGGCATCAGGGAGAGGCGCCTCCTCCTAGTGATGGCCACCAAAGCGGTGCTCAGGAACGTCCTCGGCCTGATGGGGATAAAGGCCCCCGAGGTCATGTGA
- a CDS encoding lipoate protein ligase C-terminal domain-containing protein, giving the protein MRHIGEHKAKKGLIRIEIDEKEGVAKRVRITGDFFMYPEESVERLEKKLEGHAVGELEALLEDFFRVDFEGEMPYVTVEDFKIALKNALRGWHVKA; this is encoded by the coding sequence ATGAGGCACATTGGAGAGCACAAGGCCAAAAAGGGCCTCATAAGAATTGAAATTGATGAGAAGGAGGGCGTAGCCAAGAGGGTCAGGATCACGGGCGATTTCTTCATGTACCCCGAGGAGAGTGTGGAGAGGCTCGAAAAAAAGCTCGAGGGGCACGCTGTTGGCGAGCTTGAGGCTCTCCTCGAGGACTTCTTCCGCGTTGACTTCGAGGGAGAGATGCCCTACGTTACCGTCGAGGACTTCAAGATAGCACTTAAAAACGCGCTGAGGGGATGGCATGTCAAGGCGTAA
- a CDS encoding stage II sporulation protein M, translating to MSRRKIFGALMGVFLIGVAFGILATLARPHMAENLFENLRQILGRGGDALNDPFKMFTFIFLNNTRVALLSALGGFLFGIVPIGILFFNGFIVGVVVEHSYLNGVALSTLLLSIVPHGIIEIPAFGVAGLGGIEWYLEIIRGEGPMGERFRRGFLRAMKLFALSVAMLLLAAFVEAYITPKIAGI from the coding sequence ATGTCAAGGCGTAAAATATTCGGGGCGCTTATGGGCGTTTTTCTTATAGGGGTAGCCTTTGGGATTCTCGCCACCCTTGCGAGACCCCATATGGCCGAGAACCTCTTTGAGAACCTCCGGCAGATTCTGGGCAGGGGCGGGGACGCTCTCAATGATCCCTTCAAGATGTTCACGTTCATATTCCTCAACAACACCCGCGTGGCCCTTCTGTCCGCCCTCGGGGGCTTCCTCTTCGGCATAGTGCCAATAGGGATACTGTTTTTCAACGGCTTCATAGTTGGCGTCGTTGTGGAGCACAGCTACCTTAACGGGGTGGCCCTGAGCACTCTCCTCCTCTCCATAGTCCCCCACGGAATCATAGAGATTCCTGCCTTCGGTGTCGCGGGTCTCGGTGGAATCGAGTGGTACCTAGAGATAATCAGGGGAGAAGGGCCGATGGGAGAGCGCTTCAGGAGGGGCTTCCTCAGGGCCATGAAGCTCTTTGCTCTCTCCGTTGCCATGCTCCTCTTGGCGGCGTTCGTCGAGGCTTACATAACCCCAAAAATAGCGGGAATTTAG